The Solanum pennellii chromosome 7, SPENNV200 DNA segment ATAActtgaatgagaaaaaaaacacataacaaaAGTCAAAACAAAGGTAGAAGTGATTTTAAAGtctgaagaaggaaaaagaaaaagaggaagaagaaatatatattGGTTAGACTTTGAAGTCGCCGGAAAAGCCTGGCTAGTTGCCAGAGGAGTCTAGTCGAAAATCCTAAAATTaccttttaacttttaaaatccTAAATTGGTCGcttctttttttaagaaaatacaaaagGTGACGCCTTTCTTGCCTCTTGCCTTTTGTCATCATGGCGTCGCCTTTTGAAGATCGCCACAAAGCTAAAAGGCGATGAAGGGTCGTCTCGCCTCTCGCCATTGACGACAAGGTGATCGGCTTACACAACACTGCTAATAACAAAGAGACACTTTGATATTATGTGATACTAATGGTTACAAGGCCGAACGATGGCCACCACAGATAAACAACATACAGTAATGTCTTGCAGCACCCAAGGGAAGGGTGCAAATGTAATGAACACCTAATGAGATACTGCACTCACTGACAAGAGTTGGGCTGCTTGCTtcacaaaaaatctaaaatacaCTAGCATTCCTACACTCCAAACCTCTCTAATATGCTTAAGGAATTCTTTCACCTCAACTTCCATACATGACTAAATAAGTTAGGAGTCTTTATCCAGGTTCTTAACCTCCTTCTCCAACTAAGGTGCCGGCTACCATTCTATATGTTATTCATCTTTTATCCTAGACTAGAAATGCTACGCTATTTGCACCAATTCTTATATCTATGCAATGAAAACAGACAATTTAGCATAGTACGCACGCACAATTAAAGTGAGATACGGAAAGCTTTATAGTTTATACCGTGCTGAAAAGTTTGGGTAGGGATTTGTCGGAAGAAGGAAGTAAATCCAAGTAAGCAAAGCTGCGGCCTTTGGTTCGAACAATGTCCATAGATTCCACTTTTCCGAGTTGTGGTGTTGAGAAtgtcttcttcaaatcctcAGCCGTCACACTTTCGCCTAAACCACCAACATATATCCTTACACTTTTCTGCGTTGATTCATTGCCTCCTTCGCCCGTCACCATCTCTGCCGGTGCCGCCATGTGCAACGCAATCAAGCTCCTTGGTCTGAAACCTAATGCGCTTTGTTGAGGAAAAAGAAGGTGTAAATTACACTTCTGACACTCTTAACAGTGGAGCTGTATTTTGTTTACTCTAGGGTTAGGGGCATTTTAgggttttcatttatttttagtattattattcttttacaATAATGATTTATCAGGCtgtactttttttaaaagtcaaaaaaaactTGAGCTAAATCTGAATATTTTTGgcatttacatatttttatctGTTGTTGCCTTTTGTAATTTGTGAATAAAAAGTTGAACTATCTCTTTAATGCCCTCACGTCTTCAAGAACAGTCTTTTCTCCATAAACTATACTGCTCTTTCTTGCCCAGTTTACAGGTAAGTTTCCCCTCTGTTTTTTCCGTTTTTTTATTAgttggttttttcccttatggATTTGAATATGGCCAAAAGAGAAGTAATGATGATGGTGATAGGCTGCTTGTAAGCATttcatttgtttgattttaCGAGATGTACAACTTTAATGTTGTGCTGACCTTTTTCTGCTTGATTTTTGTTTGCAGTTGTAATTGCTACtattaagtttttctttttgttttggtgAGATGGATTATTGTATTTCTTGAAAGTTAAACACTTGAGATTAAACCATTATCTTTTggcttttcttgattttgaagaTATGAGTTCGTTATGCTAAGCAAACCTTTTGAATTACAATTTCAGGTCACCACTTTTAACCAAAGACCTTGTACACATTCTCGAGGGCAGTATTCATGTCAAAGAATTCTTGGTATAATATAGATACAAAATAGTTCTACAATGTTGAATTGATACTCAATAAAGTTAGAGTGTTTTTTGTTACTATGCTGGCCGGAGGTAATAATACTTGATGAAATAGTCGAGGTGTGTGCAAGTTGGTCCAAACAGCACCATCAATACCTCATATAAAAAGAAGTTACATTTATAGAAGCACAACCCAGAAGGTGAACttctcatattttcatgtagGACAAATCTCAATTGATTATTTCCATTTCTTTGTGTAGATGTGGATAAATCATACACTGTTGTATTACTACCCAATAGTTAGTGAATTTACCATTTCATGTATTTTAGTATAGTATGTGGATCATGTCAGTAAAGATTCTCAAGCAAACCACTGCCAAGTTAATATAAATAGTCAAGACATGCATAGGTATCAAGGTTTTGGTTAATAGTTATGGTTCTGCACAGTTGCAGATGCAAAATAACCATTGAAGGAAGGGATTTAGTGTCTTAAACTTCTATCATGAGTAGTAGagcaaatatattttttcagtgCCATAATCTCTCTCCAATTTCTGCAGGAGCATGAAtgtgttataattttttagttttgttttggTGGAGGGGGAACGGAGCTCGTGGGGGAGTGAATTAACTAGAGAAGTAGCAAATATAGtatttgacatttttcttgGGTATAAAATAGTTGCTGTTCGTTGTGCTGTCCGGTTGGCTTGTTGAACATGTAGAGAAAATTGGGACACCATATAGCTATTACCTGCTTCTACCAGGAAAACTCTCAAGGCATGGAGTTGCAAGGTGGAAAAAGCGTATTAGTTCCCACAGAAGTGTTCTGAGATTTATGGCATAGTTGTATAATTGTTTCTAAATACTTGGTGCCACCCCCAGCTTTACTATGTATTGAATTGGCTGTCCTGCTCAGTATTTTAACCATGATAACTGTGTGTCTTGTTTCTGTTTGTCCCCATCCCTTTGGTTTTCATGTGGTTGTTCTACTTCTTCTTGTCTGGATTAACTCAATGTTCTTATAATCCAGATGCTAAGGTCTAGGATGTGATGAGGTGGAACAAAGATGAAAGTCGTTGCTTACTATTTCTGGTCAGGCGCTTTTCTAGATCTGTGGGCCATTCTGCACAAGCAAATCGTTGTGAACCTGTGATTCGAGTGTCAAACAATATTACACATTTAGGCCGTCAAAAGGATGGTGTAAAACCTAGCCAGCTATTGTCTTTACCTCCATTTCCTGGCTGTCCTTTGCCAGGAAAGAAAGTGGCCACCGGTCCTGACCAACCATCTTGTCATGTTACTGCCATTAGCTGGATCAAATACTACTTTGATGAGATACCAGGCTCGGTCATCCAATCCCATTTTAATAAGGGCCTCGTAAGTATTCTTATATGTATTCCTTCCCCTATGTGAGTTATTGTGatgtttctttaattaaatCTCCACCTAATCAATGCATGGTAGTTCCGTTTTCTGTGTTTATTAAATTACATTCCTCTCCTAGGAATTCCTGCAACAACTAGTAAGGGTTCAAATCCCAACAGAGATAAACTACTAAGTGATTTAATCACTAGATGGAAAGAAATCACCTAGAAATCACAGGTCTTATTGGGACAGAGTTACCGGTACTTGTGCTGGTGGGAGGTAGCAGCCTAGCAGGTATCTTATAAAATAGTCGAGGTGCATGCAAACTGGCCTAGACACCACTGTTATTACTGTTACCAAaaaatgttgctacatgttTAATGTTAGCATAGTGCTTGTGACAGTGTTATGTAGAGAGACTTAAACAACATGCAAGTCACAAGGGTCAGTTTTTGGATAACTAATGACAATTTCATTTGAACATTGATCAATGACATATTATTCATCATCCTATAGTATGTCAACTTGCAATTTTCTTGTTCTTAGTCTTTATATGTGCTGATGGCTAGCTCGGAAATAGTATCTAACTTATCTGGTCTGATTTTACTATATCATTTTATCACCACAACATCAAGAAGagatatattatttcataaggTAGAGTAAATCTGTTACATGTGCATCTGTTTGGTCCTCTTCTCCTATGGATAAAATATGATCTTTATCTTACCCTTTTGAAGGGTCTAATGGCTATACTGTCTTGAGTTTGCTgtaatgaatatgaatatagcagcaattatcttatttttctttatttacaGGTGCAGTTAGAGTTAAATGAGTTATTTACAAGCAAGGAAGGACAAACAAGATTGTTGAGGAAGGTATTGATACTTGTGTGAGTCTAGCAGTATAAACTTCATTTTGATGTTAAAAGTATACAAACATCAAGAGCCAAGGGgctttttcaatttgtttttggACCCTGTGCTACAAGCCTACACTCCCAGTGGATTCCCCTATCTTATAATTCCAGAGTGAATTTACAGATTAAGCATTCCGAGGTCATGGAAGTTGGTGCAAGAATTCATGTGCCCATATCTGTTGCTGaaacaagaatatcaaaacgATATGATGTTATACCTAGTGGCACTTTGTATCCTAATGCTGATGAAATAGCATACTTGCAAAGGCTTGTATTTTACAAGGTATATGTTCATTTATTTGATTCTTCTCTGCAAACTTTACATTTGATTTCTACTATTTATGGTGATAAAAGATTACACAGCTACTGTGGTTGCTTTTTCTGCTTCTTAAGTTCATTTGGTGGAACTATGCACCAAAGGTTATTCGTGTTTCCTGTAGCTTATTGATTGTTCAAATTGTAGGATCCCGACATACTTGTTCTAAACAAGCCCCCTAAGCTGCCTGTAAAGGTTTGTTTCTAGGTGTTCTTTATTGCATGATCTTGACTAGCACATTCTTCAGCCCTTTTTTCATTTCTGATTATTAGACTGATTACAGGGAAACCTTCCCGTGCATAATAGCATGGATGCCTTGGCAGCCGCAGCATTGTCTTATGAATATGATGAGGGTCCTAGGCTGGTAAGTAAGCATAGCGAATATGCTATTAAATAAACGTTGAAGATCTCTTCTAATTTTTCTGAAGATATCCTGGTGCATTTAGTCAAAAATAGGAGTTACTTTGCTGGTGAAGAAGCAATTGTGGTGGTTGGACATTTAAGCTGTTGATGTTAATTTGGAATTATGTTCAGCTTTGGTGATTACTGCATATATTGTCAAGGTACATCGTCTTGATAGAGAGAGCAGTGGCCTTCATTTAATGGGAAGAACGGAAGAAAGTATCTCCCATCTTCATTTATTGTTCAGCAACACAAAAAAGTCCAAGTCCCTATCTAAGGTACTTAGTCTACAACCTATGCACCATCTTCATTTTTCGTTTGGCTTTTCTTTCATTCCCTCTTCAAGGGAGAGAGGGTTGGTATGTTGTTGTGGGTGAGAATACCTGTTTTGACTTCACTGGTTAAGTTAGTATTTTTTGTGATGCATAAAGCTCTGACTGTCATTCAGGCATGGAATGATGCATGTGGGTCAACATATCAGAGGTATTGGGCGTTGGTAATAGGTTCCCCCAAGGAGAAGGAAGGCGTGATCTCTGCACCACTTACAAAGGTGTTCCACTTCTGTTTCTTACATTTGCTGGCTTTGGTCAAGTAGAATGACTGTTCATTGTGCTTGTTCATTGATTGCAGGTGCTTCTTGATGATGGTAGAACTGAGAGAGTCATGTTGGCTCAACAGTCGGGATTAGAAGCTTCTGATGAGGCTGTTACCGAATATCGGCTGCTTGGTCCAATGATCAATGGATGCTCATGGATTGAGTTGCGCCCTCATACAAGTAGAAAACATCAGGTTCCTTGGACCTTTTCCTTTTATGATCCCTGTAAAAAACAGTTCAGCTTTTAAATTGTGGAGAGATGCATATCGGCATTTAAGTTGCGATCCCTATGAAACCAGTGGTTCTTCTAATTTGTGGTTATGTAAGTTGTGGAAAGATGCATAAAGTTTTTTTCTGAATGTAGTCCCTAAGTTAGGACCATTAGTAGGTCCAAGTAGAAAAACTTGTTTGATGAACCCAAAATGAGAGCAAGAGGAACTGATGAAGATGCTTCCATAAATCAGTATTAATGAATTATGATGAGTAATATGTCTAGCATGTTGTTTTTTCCACTGTTATAAGCATCTCAACTAGTGAGGATAGCCAATACAAACGACAGCATTAAGTGTGAGGAAGATGCTGCTTTACTACTGGAGATTTTGTGTGCGCCTATTCTGTGTTGGATGCCCAACTCAACTGTAACTGAGAAGGCCATATTTTTCTTTCTGCTTGTTAATTGTTGGCAAGGGAAGAGAATAGGGAAAAATTATTCTGTTTTCTGTTACTTTGCAGCTTCGAGTTCATTGTGCTGAAGCCCTTGGAACTCCAATTGTGGGCGACTACAAGTATGGTTGGTTTGTCCATCGCAAATGGAAGCAGATGCCGAGAGTAGATGTTGAGCCGATAAC contains these protein-coding regions:
- the LOC107025965 gene encoding RNA pseudouridine synthase 3, mitochondrial, with product MRWNKDESRCLLFLVRRFSRSVGHSAQANRCEPVIRVSNNITHLGRQKDGVKPSQLLSLPPFPGCPLPGKKVATGPDQPSCHVTAISWIKYYFDEIPGSVIQSHFNKGLVQLELNELFTSKEGQTRLLRKIKHSEVMEVGARIHVPISVAETRISKRYDVIPSGTLYPNADEIAYLQRLVFYKDPDILVLNKPPKLPVKGNLPVHNSMDALAAAALSYEYDEGPRLVHRLDRESSGLHLMGRTEESISHLHLLFSNTKKSKSLSKAWNDACGSTYQRYWALVIGSPKEKEGVISAPLTKVLLDDGRTERVMLAQQSGLEASDEAVTEYRLLGPMINGCSWIELRPHTSRKHQLRVHCAEALGTPIVGDYKYGWFVHRKWKQMPRVDVEPITGKPYRLKRPEGLDVQKGSVLSKVPLLHLHCRELVLPNIAKFIELHSRKTKKHSDYSSKPDLLRFVAPMPSPMKISWKLMSSCLI